A part of Myxococcales bacterium genomic DNA contains:
- the pgl gene encoding 6-phosphogluconolactonase, giving the protein MNTIEFETQEKLFQWAAKNFFKQANEALKHKNYFDVALSGGSTALKFFPYLLQGEHAVLKKTRWFFSDERVVGLQSEHSNAGQAWKFLIKNIDIDSTKQFFPMFSSASSASKAAADYQLCIEEHLFSKIEKIPVFDLIYLGMGNDGHTASLFPKSTLLDDIYENPALIAATKEPDIEHERITMMPRLILAAQEICVLTTGKSKLNLINEIKKSDYQPQRWPIQLILKEKHKNIFVLTSLE; this is encoded by the coding sequence ATGAATACGATTGAATTTGAAACGCAAGAAAAATTATTTCAGTGGGCGGCTAAAAATTTTTTCAAGCAAGCTAATGAGGCTCTCAAACATAAAAATTATTTTGATGTGGCCTTGTCTGGTGGTTCCACTGCCTTAAAATTTTTTCCCTATTTACTGCAGGGAGAGCATGCAGTTTTAAAAAAAACACGATGGTTTTTTTCAGATGAGCGTGTAGTTGGCTTACAAAGTGAGCACAGTAATGCAGGACAAGCTTGGAAATTTTTAATAAAAAATATTGATATTGATAGCACGAAGCAATTTTTTCCCATGTTTAGTAGTGCCTCTTCGGCAAGCAAAGCAGCAGCTGATTATCAGTTATGTATTGAAGAGCATCTTTTTTCAAAGATCGAAAAAATTCCCGTCTTTGACTTAATTTATCTGGGTATGGGCAATGATGGGCACACAGCATCACTCTTTCCCAAAAGCACATTGCTCGACGATATCTATGAAAACCCTGCATTGATTGCGGCGACAAAGGAGCCAGATATTGAGCATGAGCGTATCACCATGATGCCTCGCCTAATTTTAGCAGCACAAGAAATTTGTGTACTGACAACGGGAAAATCTAAATTAAATCTTATCAATGAAATTAAAAAATCTGATTATCAACCGCAACGTTGGCCTATACAATTGATTTTAAAAGAAAAGCACAAAAATATTTTTGTGCTTACAAGTTTGGAATAG